One genomic window of Elaeis guineensis isolate ETL-2024a chromosome 2, EG11, whole genome shotgun sequence includes the following:
- the LOC105048411 gene encoding laccase-11, which yields MAFSFYVSFLFLAVFLSFGSLSAKAAIKKYQFDVVMKNVSRLCDAKPIVTVNGMFPGPTVYAREGDRVIMNVTNYAQYNISIHWHGLKQFRNGWADGPAYITQCPIQSGRSYTYDFNVTGQRGTLWWHAHILWLRATIHGAIVIMPKEGVPYPFPQPQAETELVLGEWWHADVEEVEKQGNMLGLPPNMSDAHTINGKPGPLFPCSEKHTFAMEVEWGKTYLLRIVNAALNDELFFAIAGHNMTVVEIDAVYCKPFTTNGILIAPGQTTNVLVKADKIPGRYFMAARPFMDAPIAVDNKTATAILQYKCVPTTVIPILPQLPAPNDTKFVDDFLGKLRSLNSPQFPAKVPLNIDRHLFYTVSLGIDPCPTCLNGTRLTASLNNITFVMPQIGLLQAHYFNIKGVFGLDFPDKPLNTFNYTGAPLTANLGTSLGTRLSRIPYNSTVELVLQDTNLLAAESHPFHLHGYNFFVVGRGIGNFDPTKDPAKFNLVDPPERNTVGVPTGGWTAIRFRADNPGVWFMHCHLEVHTTWGLKMAFVVENGNGPEESILPPPKDLPPC from the exons atggCCTTCTCCTTCTATGTATCCTTTCTCTTTCTTGCAGTGTTTCTTTCTTTTGGTTCACTATCTGCCAAGGCTGCCATAAAGAAGTATCAGTTTGAT GTTGTAATGAAGAATGTGAGCAGACTCTGCGATGCTAAGCCAATCGTTACGGTTAATGGGATGTTCCCTGGGCCAACTGTCTATGCCCGAGAAGGGGATAGAGTCATCATGAACGTTACAAACTATGCACAATATAACATCTCCATCCACTG GCATGGATTGAAGCAATTCCGAAATGGATGGGCTGATGGTCCAGCATACATCACTCAATGCCCAATCCAGAGTGGTAGAAGTTACACCTACGATTTCAATGTCACCGGACAGAGAGGAACATTGTGGTGGCATGCTCATATCTTGTGGTTGCGGGCCACCATCCATGGTGCAATTGTGATCATGCCAAAGGAAGGAGTTCCATACCCATTCCCACAACCTCAAGCAGAGACCGAACTGGTTTTAG GAGAATGGTGGCATGCAGATGTTGAAGAGGTTGAGAAGCAAGGCAACATGCTTGGGTTGCCACCAAACATGTCGGATGCCCATACGATCAATGGAAAGCCAGGGCCTCTCTTCCCATGCTCAGAGAAAC ATACATTTGCAATGGAAGTTGAATGGGGTAAGACCTACCTCCTTCGAATTGTCAACGCTGCCCTCAATGACGAGCTCTTCTTTGCAATTGCTGGTCACAACATGACGGTGGTCGAGATTGATGCAGTCTATTGCAAACCTTTCACCACCAATGGCATACTAATTGCACCTGGTCAAACCACCAATGTTCTTGTTAAGGCTGACAAAATCCCTGGCAGATACTTCATGGCTGCTAGACCCTTCATGGATGCCCCAATTGCTGTAGATAACAAAACTGCAACAGCTATTCTACAGTACAAATGCGTCCCAACCACTGTGATCCCAATTCTTCCACAACTACCTGCACCAAATGACACTAAATTTGTCGATGACTTCCTTGGCAAGCTTAGGAGTCTAAACTCTCCCCAATTTCCTGCTAAAGTGCCTCTTAACATCGACAGGCATCTCTTCTATACAGTCAGTCTGGGGATTGACCCATGCCCAACTTGCCTGAATGGAACCCGGCTCACTGCATCCTTGAACAACATCACATTCGTGATGCCCCAAATTGGGCTACTCCAAGCACATTACTTCAACATCAAGGGGGTGTTCGGACTAGATTTCCCCGACAAGCCCCTGAACACATTCAATTACACCGGTGCACCCCTCACGGCAAACCTTGGAACATCCTTGGGCACCAGGCTTAGTAGGATTCCTTACAATTCAACAGTTGAATTGGTGTTGCAAGACACCAATCTCCTTGCAGCCGAGTCTCATCCTTTCCACCTCCATGGTTACAACTTCTTTGTTGTTGGGAGGGGGATCGGAAACTTCGACCCAACGAAAGACCCAGCAAAATTTAACCTGGTTGATCCACCAGAAAGGAACACTGTTGGTGTTCCTACAGGAGGTTGGACTGCAATCCGGTTTAGAGCTGATAATCCGG GCGTTTGGTTCATGCACTGTCATCTAGAGGTGCACACAACCTGGGGGCTTAAGATGGCATTCGTTGTGGAGAATGGAAATGGACCGGAAGAATCCATCTTACCTCCTCCGAAGGATCTGCCGCCATGCTAG
- the LOC109505904 gene encoding putative pectinesterase 11: MRLFCHVFFLALALRASRSMASSSAGSQDWSSAILIIVDQSGKGDFTKIQDAIDAVPSNNTEPIFIRIEPGIYREKIVVPADKPFITLSGTKAKSTIITWNEGWNTVESPTASVLASDFVGRYLTIQNTFGSSGQAIALRVAGDRVAFYGCRFFSFQDTLLDDTGRHYYTNCYIEGATDFICGNGQALFEKCHLHSVSTNGGAITAQRRESALDNTGYSFVSCKVTGVGVGTTFLGRPWGAYSRVVFAFTYMTNSVAAQGWDDWGDPNKQRTAFYGQYRCYGPGSDLSGRVGWSRPLSVSEASQFVTKSWIDGRNWLRPRPAHFRNFSTLIVRSPNGSG; the protein is encoded by the exons ATGAGGCTTTTTTGTCATGTCTTCTTTCTTGCCTTGGCCTTGCGGGCTTCTCGTTCCATGGCTTCCTCTTCTGCAGGGTCCCAGGATTGGTCCTCTGCTATTCTAATAATAGTCGATCAATCAGGAAAAGGAGATTTTACAAAGATTCAAGATGCCATCGATGCTGTACCATCAAACAACACTGAGCCAATCTTCATCAGGATCGAACCCGGGATCTATAG GGAGAAGATAGTTGTTCCAGCTGATAAGCCCTTCATAACATTAAGTGGCACAAAAGCAAAATCAACCATCATAACATGGAACGAAGGTTGGAACACAGTGGAGTCTCCGACTGCTTCGGTCTTGGCTTCGGATTTTGTTGGACGATACCTTACAATTCAG AACACATTTGGCTCGAGTGGCCAAGCCATCGCACTAAGAGTTGCTGGGGACAGGGTAGCCTTCTACGGTTGCAGGTTCTTTTCTTTTCAAGACACACTCCTTGACGATACTGGCAGGCACTACTACACCAACTGCTACATTGAAGGAGCCACCGATTTCATCTGCGGCAATGGCCAAGCACTCTTTGAA AAATGTCATCTCCACTCAGTCTCaacgaatggtggagccatcactGCACAGAGAAGGGAGAGTGCATTAGACAATACAGGCTATAGCTTCGTAAGTTGCAAGGTGACAGGTGTGGGAGTTGGAACTACGTTTTTGGGACGACCATGGGGAGCTTATTCCCGGGTGGTGTTTGCGTTCACCTACATGACCAATTCGGTAGCAGCTCAGGGTTGGGATGACTGGGGTGATCCTAATAAGCAGAG GACGGCGTTCTACGGGCAGTACAGGTGCTATGGTCCTGGCTCGGACCTCTCAGGTAGAGTTGGATGGTCTCGACCGCTTTCAGTGAGTGAAGCTTCTCAGTTCGTAACGAAGTCTTGGATCGATGGCCGGAATTGGCTCAGGCCTCGTCCGGCCCATTTCAGAAATTTTTCAACCCTAATTGTGAGATCTCCAAATGGTAGCGGATAG
- the LOC105049448 gene encoding laccase-11-like, with protein MYGATVIMPKDGVPHHSHNLMEKLSFSEGNCGMRMLKRLRCNMLGLLPNKSDAHTINGKLGPLFPCSEKHTFAMEVEWGISSRQPVDGIVPNLLE; from the exons ATGTATGGTGCAACTGTGATCATGCCAAAGGATGGAGTTCCTCACCATTCCCACAACCTCATGGAGAAACTGAGCTTTTCTGAG GGGAATTGTGGAATGCGGATGTTGAAGAGGTTGAGATGCAATATGCTTGGATTGCTACCAAACAAGTCTGATGCCCATACAATTAATGGGAAACTAGGACCTCTCTTTCCATGCTCAGAAAAAC ATACATTTGCAATGGAAGTTGAATGGG GCATATCTTCTAGGCAGCCTGTGGATGGAATCGTCCCCAACTTGCTTGAATAG